GGAAGAAGCTGAAGCAGTGAAGGTGGCTGCACAActcaagaaaatgaaagtttcAGGTTAAAATTTCTTTACCTCTAGTTGATCTGGTCCACAACCATTTGGTGTTAGCAAAGTTAACTAATAAGTAATACTTCCCGTTCTTCTTCATTGGATATTATACTTATTATTACTTTAATACGTAGCTTCTCCTTgtaatcaaagaaaaaggtaCATAGCTTCTCCTAAAATGTGGATAATCTCATAAGCTAAACTCATGTTTTCTGGGCACTTAGTACTTGAAAAGAATCCTATACCCTTAATTATTTATTGCTAACATAAATATATCTATTCTGAATCCTGATAATCCATTTTTGTAACAGACAACAGCGGAAAGAAAAAGCAACAGGCCACAAAATCAGCAGCTGAAGCAGAGATTTCCATTTCTAGACTTGATATTCGTGTTGGCCTCATTACAAAAGCTCAGAAGCACCCTGATGCGGATTCGCTTTACGTAGAAGAGATTGATGTTGGTGAAGGACAGACTAGAAcagttgtgagtggacttgTCAAGTATATACCCATTGAAGAAATGCAGGTTTGTGTTCGCATCTACAGATTTTTTTAGCAGTAAAATTCGAATTAATTTCCTTAACTTTTGGGCACCTGCTAATCCATTTGTATATTCATATTAATTGTTCTGTGGCAGAACCGGAAGGTCTGTGTTCTTTGTAATCTGAAGCCAGCAACCATGCGGGGTATTAAATCACAAGCAATGGTTCTTGCTGCTTCGACCAGTGACCATGCCACGGTAAGCAGCCATGTATACCTTTAATTAGTGTTTGTATCTTATATGCTCTTGCTAATCAGGCTCTTTGAGTGAAATAAAAGAGTGTCAATATCGATTTGGTGATAACTAATTTTAACTTTTGGTCTGTTGTGAGGATATTTTTGACGTATCTTTATGTAAAAATTGCTGCTGTAAAAGAGTTGATTTCCTGTCTAGGCATCTAAGGGGTCTGCGTTTGTTTTTACTAtgttgtttttctgttttttgtatGTCTGTTCGTGGCCATCTTGTCCACCCTTGCTTTTATTGTCTTATGcaataaaatttcatctctttttttttattttttttattttataattatttatttataaagttGATTTCCGACAGGCATATGATTGTCAGTGTTGGCCGTAGTCTGCACAAGGTCGTGTGATAATATGGTgataatatgtttttgtttaagtCCTGTAGTGGTTTTGACAGTCAGAGTAATTTAGCACTATCGAACTTGAGTCGCAATGAATGCTAGTTGTTTCTGATTAGTCACTAATTTAGAAGAACTATGCCTTTGTAACTCACGTTTCTTGAAATCTTAGCCTTTGTGGAAGCTATTGCAAACGCTATCCATTCCCAGAACCTTTGTTAAGCCTATAGAAAGTTTATCTGTGTGGTACTAATGTAATTACTGATAAGAGATCTTCAATGTTGTGTGCCTCTCAGGTTGAATTGGTTGATCCACCAAAAGCTGCTCAAGTTGGCGAGAAAGTTACATTTCCAGGGTTCGTCGGTGAACCTGATGAGGTGTTGAACCCCAAGAAGAAAGTGTGGGAGACCTTGCAAGTGGATCTGCACACTAACACTGACCTAGTGGCCTGCTACAGAGATATTCCCCTCACAACATCAGCTGGTGTTTGCACTGTATCCTCAATTTGTGGCGGGTCAATTAGATAGAAGATAATTAATTCTCTAGAGTTTGAAAAGGAACTGAAACGAAACAGCCAATTTTGGATGTTTTTGCTGTAAAATGGATATTTGAAAAACAATGACCAATTTTTTCTCATGGGTGGAGACCACTTTTGCTCCTCTTGTCATTTGGgtgaaaaagggaaaatgtcTACTACATGCTTCATGTGTAAAACGAAAGTTTTTATCATTCATAGTCAAAATTTAGAAACTTACAAATATAGGGAAAAATTCACTTAAATATATCCAAATTGGGAATTTCACAGGCTAAATTTTGTAAACATCATTCCTTTAATTTGGACTGAACTGGGTACAAAATAAAGTGTACAACTGGATATTAGTATCTGttgttgaaaataaaatatagaagaaaacagagagagagagagagagagagatatatatatatatatatatatatatatgtggtcTATTTCAGTGGTTTACAAACTTTACAGTGTCTTTTCTCTAGTAAATTAGAGCttgtattaaataaataatagtaCAACCGTGTATTGTAAATGCAGATAATCCAAATCCAGATATACATGCTAACTTCAAACATAACCTCCAAGTTCGACAGGAAGACATAGAGCAAGCTAAGCTGTACATGGAAGGAGAAGGaaatcaaaacaagaaaacaacacCAAATGCATGACCTCTAACTTTCTGCATCCCCCACTCTACCTTTTCCATATCTTTAGTCTGATCTTTTTAACAATCTTAACATACAACTCATGCCTACTTGAGATCACGAAATCCGCAAGAACCACTCCCACCACCATCCCACTTCCATATCCAGCCAAACCAAATCTCCAATCAAGTTCCAATGTTCCAGCTGAGCCTGAATCATTTTCTTCTACTGGTGAGGATGGCTGTCGAGGGGCCTCAGGATCTCCGCATTTCCTTGGCAATGGATCTCCACACAACCCAGGGTTTCCCTCGTATGAAGTACTATTGAATGAAGTAAGTTGGGTTCCTTGTGGTATACGACCTGTGAGGTTGTTGTGAGACACATCTAAGTTTCGAAGAAAATTAAGCTGCGTCAGTTGTTGGGGGATCTGTCCAGAGAGCTTGTTTCGTGAAAGGTCCAGCGATTCAAGCTTCGTTAACTTGCCCAGCGATGATGGGATGGAACCAGTGAGAATGTTGTTGGAAATGTTGAGGGAGTGGAGCTCCGTAAGGTTCCCAATGAACTCTGGAATCTGGCCTTCAAATTTGTTGCTTGAGATATCAAAGGATGCAAACTCTTCTTGGATCTTTGAATAGTACAGATCCAAACCTTTAGTGGCTATTGTGATTGAGTAATCTACACTGAATATTACCAAGAAATCGTTGGCGTTATAAGTTACGTCTGTGTGCATGTAGTCTGAGTTGTTTACGGTACTGTAGGAAACACAGATGGAATTTCGCCGGTGAAATTATTGTAAGACAAGTCAACAATGCGCAACTTGGGGAAATCAAGATTCTTTCTAGAATTTCCTATGACGCCACTGAATGCATTCTGGCGCATCGCCAGAAGTTTTAACTCAGGAAGAGTCCCCAACCAAATGGGAAAAGCATCACTGAATTGGTTGTTTGACAGAACAAGATACTCGAGCATCAGACAATTGGCCAATGATCTTGGCAATCTCCCCTGCAATTGGTTGTGGCTAACATCAATCATCCTCAAACTGCTTCTGTTGCTGTATGATTGTGGAACAATACCATGAAAGGAGTTTCTTCTAAGAAGCAAAAGGATTAGACCATCACTGAAGTTTCCAAGACACTGAGGAAGCGTGCCACTCAAGTTATTTTTTGATAAGTCGAGGTACCGAAGAGAACTCATATGGCAAAGCAACGGTGAGATTTCTCCACTAAAGTTGTTCTCAGGAACTCTGTATTCTAGCATGGATGGTGGAGGGATCGGTACCGGTCCATGAAACATGTTGGACGAGAGCCTTAAGCATAGCAAGTTAACCCAAGGAAGAAAAAATGGAAGTTGGTCAGAAAGGAAGTTTTCAGAAATGTCCATGTATACCAAAGTCTCTGTGCTTATGTTCCACATCCATTTGGGAACTTGGCCATGGAGTTTGTTTCTAGACAGGTCTAACCGCTCCAAATTTGTTTGATATCTCAGGAAAGATGGGAACTCTCTTATGTTGCATGCACTCAAACTTAGAACGGTGAACTGTTGAACAGTTGTATTCGTAATTTTGGATTCGGTGACGAATTCCAAATTGTTCCAATTCAGTTGGAGTTCATAGAGATTTTGTAGCTTTTGAAACATTTCTAACTTTACTACACCGCTCAGGCGATTTCCATGTAGATAAAGGAGCTCAAGATTCAAGAGATTGGAGAATGAGGTAGGAATGGAACCATTCAAACTATTAAAAGAAAGGTCTAGGTAAATTAGTTTGGTAAAGTTACCCAGCCAAGATGGGATTGGACCAGTCAATGGATTAGAATTGATCCTACACACAGTCAATTTGGTAAGGTTTGCCAAGGAATCAGGAATTGAACCTACAAATTTGTTTGCTGCAACGTCTAGATAAGTGAGTTGTCTAAGATTACCAAGTGCGGATGGAATCAACCCTTCCGAAAAATTGCATTGAGCCACATCCAACTCTTGCAATAAATTAAGCTTTTCAATCGAAGAAGGTATTATTCCGTAAAAACCAGTAAAGGCAACTTTTAGTAAGACAAGAGGACTACTTCGATTAAATTCAGGAAAATATCCAGTGAGATCTTGGTTGTATCTAACACTAAGACTTTTTAAATTTGGTAGATTGAAAATTCTCACTGGGAACTCACCAACTAGATCACATTCCTTGAGAGCAAGGAATGTcaaaaatgttaaatttgcCAAGGATTCAGGTACCGTTGATGATATGCTAACGAAACTAAGCTGAAGAATTTCTAGACTAGTTAAGTTGTGAACTAGACTTCTCATATCAGATGGTTGAAGTTTCAACAATCCCTCACTAGAAGATGTTTCAAGATTGCAACAAAGATTAAGGGATGTCAACTTGGACAACTGCGAAACTTCAGATGGGACTTGACCAGCAAAGACAGAGGCAGAGAGGTCAAGCTGAGTGAGGTTTGGAAAATTTCTGATGCTACTAGGAATTTGAGAGTAATTGAAGTTATTATCAGAGAGGTTTAACCTTTGAAGATGAACTAGGCGGAACAGGCTACTATTGGAGTGGATAGAGCCGTAGAGATAACTGCTGCTAAGATCAAGGCCAATAACATGTCCCGTCTTTTCATCACACTCGACGCCGTCCCAAGAGCAGCAGCTGCTGTTTCCTCCTCCACCAAGTTTCCATGCAGAAACCTTTGGATAAGCACCATCATAACTTGAAGCAGATTTGTCAATAATAAAGCTCTTCTTGAACTGCAGCAAGGCAGAGCTCTCCTCCTCACGGCAAGAAAACTGCTGCAAAGAGTATACAAATTTAGCAACCGCAAGATGAAACAGCAGCAGAACTACTAGTTTCGAGAGCATGCGAATCAACACGTTGAAAAAGCACAGGGATAGCCCCATAATGTTCTGATATTTTTTTCTGTGCACTCTTAGCTAAATGACAATCTGTGTGGAAGTGAAGGTTAGAGAGAGCTATTTATAAACTGACAGGGTCAAATTCTTGAGCAATAATATGACAAGATTGAATATAAACAAGTATAATCGAGTTAACATATCAACTTGGCATTATATGGCATCATCAAGAGATAATGTTATTGACATTTgaatcaataaaataataaagaagtGTTTTCAGACTCTTGACCAAATTAAAGAAACATGCTTTCACATTCCAGAATCACAAAAGTCAAGAACTTCCGTTTTCAATATATAGTGGAATGTAAATGCAACAAGTACTTATCACAGGAAATTATTTCATCCTTCCCATTAAGAACAATTGTTGTCGATTcggaataaaagaaaaacaattcaTGTCAACTACATAGATTGGTTTTGTGATATGTTCAATTAGAAACGGCCAACAAACTTCAAGTCAAGTTGTCATGAACTTCGGTGTCGCAAAATTGACAAATTCTTAATATGGGATAAGGTCTACGTGGGTGCAATGGCTGGTCTGTGTAAAAAGACTAGAAGATAAGGTTATATAAGATCATCCCCAACCCTTTTTCCTATTCATTTTTGGGAATATTATTCAGTCAGAAGTCAAATTTTGGGAAGAACATGGTATAATGAACATATCCAACCCAAAACTAATTGACAATGAGTGGAGATTGCCAGGATCCTTTAAGCTATTTATGCTAGGCTTTCATCCCCGGTGTGGATACGCTGAACAGAACATTGTATTACTAGAATGATAACCAATAAAATGAGTCTTTCAGCCTTGTTCATCAGACATTTACaccatatatatagatatatattcaAGACTTTTGCTATACTATACACAACAGTCCCTCAGATTACAAGGAAATCTAGGCGTCTTGGAGTGCAAGACAAGTTTACCAGTTTACAAATATCTGTATgcaggatgactagtcatactAATTGGATCATGATCATCAAACAGGTCTGTCAAAACCGCAAGcaaagtatatacaaacagaGAAAAATATGTATACGTACTCGTGACATTTGGAGATAATTGGATTAGATAAAACTAACTGAACCATGAAAACTTTCTCAGACTTTACGCAGTCAAATGAGACTGTAAGCTTCAATGTACTCTCTACCTCCTATGGTGCAGCATATACAATTGCATCATCCGCCAGCTCATGAAGCCTTCAAGACTAGTAACCCTAATAAATGAGTAATCTTCAACTCTATACTCAATTATTGGTTCTACTTTTACTTTGTTACTTcccatatatttattttcaccTACACTACAGCCCAACATTAGGATTTAATATTAGCAGAAAAGTTCGATACGTATAGTGTAGTACTAGAAGCCGAAAAGCTCCATACGTATGGTATACTAGAAGCTCCTTTGGTAATTATTTAACAGAAAACATTGAATGTTAGCTATAAGGCATGCTGACTCCAAGCTCTAAAATGGCATgcagaattatatattttatttagagGGTTGAAGATGATTCCCCATTGAAAAAACATTcggaatttaaattttatagtcgcatgagaaggaaaataaataaaataacaaaaaacaaagagcaTCAAATGCATAACCCAATAAACTCAGTTTCTATATCCCCCATTCTACCTTCTGGGCCTTCTCCTTTTCATGGTTAGTCTGATCATTCCAACAATCTCAATAAACCACTCAGGCCATCTTGTGATCACCACATCTGAAAGAACCACTCCAACTAGCAAACCACTTCCAAGTCCTGCCAAACCAAATTTCCAATCAAGTTCAAAGCCTGACTCATTTTCGTGTTCGTTTGAAGAAGGTGGCAGCAGTTGAGAATTTCCACATGTATTTGGCAATGGATATCCACATAATCCCAGGTTTCCCTCATATGAAGCGACGACGAATGTACAAAGTTGGCCTCCACGCGGTATGGGACCTGTGAGACTGTTGTGAGAGACGTTGAATTCTGATAGAAATGTAAGTTGATTGAGAGCTGGTTCTGTGACAGGTCCAGTGATTCAAGCAGGGTTAAGTTGGCCAAGAATGTTGGGATACTACCAGAGAGAATGTTATTGGAAACATTGAGCAAGCGAAGCCCCTTTAAGTTCCCAATGAACTCAGGAGTCTTCCCTTCCAATTTGTTGCTTGAGAGATCAACAGCAGCAAAGTCTTCCTGAATGAACTTATAGTATCTTTCCACACCTTTATTTGTTATCATGACTGAGAAATGATAATTGTACAACATTGAACTCCCCGATGTTAAAATGTAAACTGTCTAGCTAATTTCAGATTAGTTAGTAAGTTCTAAGTCAGTTTATATTTAATCTGTTCTAATCTTTGTGTTAAGCTGAGTGCCTTGTGCTTATATGCCAGGTGCAATGCTTGAGTCTGTTTTGAATTCCCAGCTGTTAGGACAGCTGTGTATTGCCATGTGTCATATTCACATTGGCTTACTATTACAAACCGTTAGATTTGAATCTACTGATGTAAGAGAACATGCTATAGTCATGAGGGAATATAAGCTCTGCTGCAATGTTCATGCAGTGTAAGCATTCTGTTAGAACAATCTAAGgctctctgctctctctccctctcagTACATTTCTTGCTCCCTTTGCAATCCAAATATTCAACATGGTATCAGGTGCGCAGGTTGGATCTGGATAAAGGGCGTTGAAGCTGTGGGAGCTGAGTCTGGAAATCCAACGAGAAATTTCCAACTCTCAGCTCATTGAGTCTGGTCTCAGATGGCTGGGTCAGGAGGGAGTGATCTTAGAGCTCCAATATTTAATGGGGAGAACTATGAGTTTTGGAAGATTCGAATGAGAACaattttcaaatctcatggaatctggaatttggttgagaaaggTCTTCATGTTCCAGATTCAAAAGTAGATGAAGAAGGGTCATCAGATTCAGAGATGGTGTCCTTGTTGATGAAGGATGCTAAGGCTCTTGGTATTATCCAAGGTGCTGTTTCAGGTGATATCTTCCCTAGAATCTCAaatgaagaaacctcaaaaGGTGCTTGGGATATCTTGCATCAGGAGTTTCATGGTGATAAGCAAGTCAGATCCATCATGTTGCAGGGTCTGTGTCGAGATTTCGAGTACACCAGGATGAGGGATGATGAGATCTTGTCTGGATACATCACTCGGCTACTTGAGCTTGTAAATTAGATGAAGGGATATGGGGAAGATCTGACCAAAGGGAGGATAGTTCAAAAACTGCTAATAAGCTTAACCAAGGAGTTTGATCCAGTCTGCTATGTGATTGAGCAAACTAGGGACATTGAAACCATTGAAGTGCAAGAGGTAATTGCAGCATTAAGAGGATTTGCTCAGCGTCTTGACAGACATCCTGAAAGCACCACTAGAAAGCTTTCAGCAGCATAAGCATAAACTCAAAAGGATCTCAGTCAAGTTCTAGTCCTGGCActaataaatcaaagaagaactGGAAGTCCAAGGATAAGAAATGGGATTCTAAACCTCAAAACAATGCCAATCAAGGGGGAAAACCGAGTCAAGGAGACAAATCTGGAAAATGCAAACATTGTGAGAAGCTANNNNNNNNNNAAACAAGGCAGGGAAACTTGCTAACATTGCAAATCAGGTAACTGAACCTGCCATTATGT
The Prunus dulcis chromosome 2, ALMONDv2, whole genome shotgun sequence DNA segment above includes these coding regions:
- the LOC117618221 gene encoding putative receptor like protein 25, with protein sequence MHTDVTYNANDFLVIFSVDYSITIATKGLDLYYSKIQEEFASFDISSNKFEGQIPEFIGNLTELHSLNISNNILTGSIPSSLGKLTKLESLDLSRNKLSGQIPQQLTQLNFLRNLDVSHNNLTGRIPQGTQLTSFNSTSYEGNPGLCGDPLPRKCGDPEAPRQPSSPVEENDSGSAGTLELDWRFGLAGYGSGMVVGVVLADFVISSRHELYVKIVKKIRLKIWKR
- the LOC117618223 gene encoding receptor-like protein 7 → MGLSLCFFNVLIRMLSKLVVLLLFHLAVAKFVYSLQQFSCREEESSALLQFKKSFIIDKSASSYDGAYPKVSAWKLGGGGNSSCCSWDGVECDEKTGHVIGLDLSSSYLYGSIHSNSSLFRLVHLQRLNLSDNNFNYSQIPSSIRNFPNLTQLDLSASVFAGQVPSEVSQLSKLTSLNLCCNLETSSSEGLLKLQPSDMRSLVHNLTSLEILQLSFVSISSTVPESLANLTFLTFLALKECDLVGEFPVRIFNLPNLKSLSVRYNQDLTGYFPEFNRSSPLVLLKVAFTGFYGIIPSSIEKLNLLQELDVAQCNFSEGLIPSALGNLRQLTYLDVAANKFVGSIPDSLANLTKLTVCRINSNPLTGPIPSWLGNFTKLIYLDLSFNSLNGSIPTSFSNLLNLELLYLHGNRLSGVVKLEMFQKLQNLYELQLNWNNLEFVTESKITNTTVQQFTVLSLSACNIREFPSFLRYQTNLERLDLSRNKLHGQVPKWMWNISTETLVYMDISENFLSDQLPFFLPWVNLLCLRLSSNMFHGPVPIPPPSMLEYRVPENNFSGEISPLLCHMSSLRYLDLSKNNLSGTLPQCLGNFSDGLILLLLRRNSFHGIVPQSYSNRSSLRMIDVSHNQLQGRLPRSLANCLMLEYLVLSNNQFSDAFPIWLGTLPELKLLAMRQNAFSGVIGNSRKNLDFPKLRIVDLSYNNFTGEIPSVFPTVP